The Manis javanica isolate MJ-LG chromosome 4, MJ_LKY, whole genome shotgun sequence genome contains a region encoding:
- the ABCC3 gene encoding ATP-binding cassette sub-family C member 3 isoform X2: MDVLCGSGELGSKFWDSNLSVHTDSPDLTPCFQNSLLAWVPCIYLWVALPCYLFYLHRHHRGYIILSHLSRLKTALGVLLWCVSWADLFYSFHGLAHGWAPAPIFFVTPLVVGVTMLLATLLIQHERLQGVQSSGVLIIFWLLCVGCAIIPFRSKILSAVAKGKISDPFRFTTFYIYFALVLFALILSCFKEKPPFFSPKNVEPNPCPETSAGFLSRLSFWWFTNMAILGYRRPLGEKDLWSLKEEDRSEAVVHRLLEAWKKQAAGPKDTAASGKKVSSEDEVLLGGQPRPREPSFLKALLAAFGPSFLISVCFKLIQDLLSFVNPQLLSLLIRFISNPRAPTWWGFLVAALMFVCSTMQSLILHQYFHCIFVTGLKLRVGITGLVYRKALVITNSVKRESTVGEIVNLISVDAQRFMDLAPFLNLIWSAPLQVILAIYFLWQILGPSVLAGVALIVLLIPLNGAVAMKMRAFQVEQMKSKDSRIRLMNEILGGIKVLKLYAWEPSFLEQVESIRQGELRQLRKTAYLHAIATFIWVCTPFLVTLITLGVYVCVDQNNVLDAEKAFVSVSLFNILKIPLNMLPQLITNLAQTSVSLKRIQHFLSQDELDPQFVERKTIAPGYAVTIHNGTFTWAQDLPPTLHSLNIQVPTGALVAVLGPVGCGKSSLVSALLGEMEKLEGKVYVKGSVAYVPQQAWIQNCTLQENVLFGQALDPKRYKQTLEACALLADLEMLPGGDQTEIGEKGINLSGGQQQRVSLARAVYSEADTFFLDDPLSAVDSHVAKHIFDQVIGPEGVLAGKTRVLVTHGISFLPQTDFIIVLADGQVSEVGSYSALLQHNGSFANFLRNYAPAEVEEHLEDSRTVLQDADDEMLLIEDTLSDHTDLTDNEPVTYEVQKQFMRQLSVMSSEGEGAGRPVLRRRVGTAEKVMQAAEVKARGALIQEEKVEMGTVSRWTRRAGEGGQAPSSAGAPRSPLSMTMIMAMQVKLRVFWDYAKAMGLCTALLVSLLYMGQSAAAIGANMWLSDWSNEAVTDVRQNNTSLRLGVYATLGILQGLLVLLSAMAMAVGGVQASRSVHQALLHNKMHSPQSFFDTTPSGRILNCFSKDIYIIDEVLAPTILVLLGSVYNSLSILLVIMATTPLFTVAVLPLAVLYGLVQRFYVATSRQLKRLESVSRSPIYSHFSETVTGSSVIRAYGRSQEFEGMSDTKVDTNQRSCYPYIASNRWLGIRVEFVGNCIVLFAAVFAVTGRSSLSPGLVGLSVSYALQVTLALNWMIRVMSDLESNIVAMERVKEYSKTETEAPWLLEGSRPPESWPQHGEVEFRNYSARYRPGLELVLKDLSLRVRGGEKVGIVGRTGAGKSSMTLCLFRILEAAEGEIRIDGLNVADIGLHDLRSRLTVIPQDPVLFSGSLRMNLDPFGSYSDEDIWRALELSHLYAFVSSQPAGLDFQCSERGENLSMGQRQLMCLARALLRKSRILVLDEATAAIDLEMDDLIQATIRTQFETCTVLTIAHRLNTIMDYTRAPPSSLLLMV; the protein is encoded by the exons GACTCCAATCTGTCTGTGCATACCGACAGCCCAGACCTCACTCCCTGCTTCCAGAACTCGCTGCTGGCCTGGGTCCCCTGCATCTACCTGTGGGTGGCCCTGCCCTGCTACCTCTTCTACCTGCACCGCCACCATCGAGGCTACATTATCCTCTCCCACCTCTCCAGGCTCAAGACG GCCTTAGGTGTCCTGCTGTGGTGTGTCTCCTGGGCTGACCTCTTCTACTCCTTCCATGGCCTGGCTCATGGCTGGGCTCCTGCCCCCATCTTCTTTGTCACCCCCTTGGTGGTGGGGGTCACCATG CTGTTGGCCACTCTGCTGATCCAGCATGAGCGGCTGCAAGGAGTGCAGTCCTCGGGGGTCCTCATCATCTTCTGGCTCCTGTGCGTGGGCTGCGCCATCATCCCCTTCCGTTCCAAGATCCTTTCAGCTGTGGCAAAG GGCAAGATCTCCGACCCCTTCCGCTTCACCACCTTTTACATCTACTTTGCCCTGGTGCTTTTTGCCCTCATCCTGTCCTGCTTCAAGGAGAAGCCACCGTTTTTCTCCCCAAAGAATGTCGAGCCC AACCCTTGCCCGGAGACCAGTGCTGGCTTCCTCTCCCGCCTGTCTTTCTGGTGGTTCACAAA CATGGCCATCCTCGGCTATCGACGGCCCCTGGGAGAGAAGGACCTCTGGTCTCTGAAGGAGGAGGACCGCTCGGAGGCAGTGGTGCACAGGCTGCTGGAGGCATGGAAGAAGCAGGCAGCGGG ACCCAAGGATACAGCAGCATCTGGGAAGAAAGTCTCCAGTGAGGATGAGGTGCTGCTAGGGGGCCAGCCCAGGCCCCGGGAGCCCTCCTTTCTGAAGGCCCTGCTGGCTGCCTTTGGCCCCAGCTTTCTCATCAGCGTGTGCTTCAAGCTGATCCAGGACCTGCTCTCCTTTGTCAACCCACAGCTGCTCAG CCTCCTGATCAGATTTATTTCAAACCCCAGGGCCCCTACCTGGTGGGGCTTCCTGGTGGCTGCGCTGATGTTCGTGTGCTCCACGATGCAGAGTCTGATCTTACACCAGTACTTCCACTGCATCTTTGTGACTGGGTTGAAGCTTCGTGTGGGGATCACAGGTCTCGTCTACAGGAAG GCTTTGGTCATCACCAATTCTGTCAAGCGTGAGTCCACTGTGGGAGAAATCGTCAATCTCATCTCAGTGGATGCCCAGCGCTTCATGGACCTTGCCCCCTTCCTCAACCTGATATGGTCAGCACCCCTGCAGGTCATCCTGGCCATCTACTTTCTCTGGCAG ATCCTGGGTCCCTCAGTCCTGGCTGGAGTTGCTCTCATAGTCTTGCTGATCCCACTCAACGGAGCTGTGGCCATGAAGATGCGTGCTTTCCAG GTAGAGCAAATGAAGTCCAAGGACTCACGCATCAGGCTGATGAATGAGATCCTGGGCGGCATCAAGGTGTTGAAACTGTATGCCTGGGAGCCCAGCTTCTTGGAACAGGTGGAAAGCATCCGGCAGGGCGAGCTCCGGCAGTTGCGTAAGACAGCCTACCTCCACGCCATAGCCACCTTCATCTGGGTCTGCACCCCCTTCCTG GTGACCCTGATCACCCTCGGGGTTTACGTGTGTGTGGACCAGAACAATGTGCTGGATGCTGAGAAGGCCTTTGTGTCCGTGTCCCTGTTCAATATCTTAAAGATTCCCCTCAACATGCTGCCCCAGTTAATTACCAACCTGGCCCAG ACCAGTGTGTCTCTGAAGCGGATCCAGCATTTCCTGAGCCAAGATGAACTTGACCCCCAGTTTGTGGAAAGGAAGACCATCGCCCCAG GCTATGCTGTCACCATACACAATGGCACCTTCACCTGGGCCCAGGACCTGCCCCCGACCCTGCACAG CCTAAACATCCAGGTGCCCACAGGGGCACTGGTGGCCGTGTTGGGACCTGTGGGCTGTGGGAAGTCCTCCCTGGTGTCTGCCCTGCTGGGAGAGATGGAGAAGCTGGAAGGCAAGGTGTATGTGAAG GGCTCTGTGGCCTATGTGCCCCAGCAAGCGTGGATCCAGAACTGCACACTTCAGGAAAACGTGCTGTTTGGCCAAGCCCTGGACCCCAAGCGGTACAAACAGACTCTGGAGGCGTGCGCCCTGCTAGCCGACCTGGAAATGCTGCCTGGCGGGGACCAGACAGAGATTGGAGAGAAG GGCATTAACCTGTCTGGAGGCCAGCAGCAGCGGGTCAGTCTGGCCCGAGCTGTTTACAGTGAGGCCGACACTTTTTTCCTGGATGACCCACTGTCAGCCGTGGACTCCCACGTGGCCAAGCATATCTTTGACCAAGTCATCGGGCCAGAAGGTGTGCTGGCAGGCAAG ACACGTGTGCTGGTGACACACGGCATCAGCTTCCTGCCCCAGACGGACTTCATCATCGTGCTAGCTGATGGACAAGTATCCGAGGTGGGCTCCTATTCAGCCCTGCTGCAGCACAATGGCTCCTTTGCTAACTTCCTCCGCAACTATGCGCCGGCTGAGGTCGAGGAGCACCTGGAGGACAGCAGGACCG TACTGCAGGATGCAGATGATGAGATGCTGCTGATTGAAGACACACTCAGCGATCACACAGACCTGACAGATAATGAGCCAGTCACATATGAGGTCCAGAAGCAGTTTATGAG ACAGCTGAGTGTCATGTCCTCAGAAGGGGAGGGCGCAGGTCGGCCTGTGCTCCGGAGACGAGTGGGTACAGCAGAAAAGGTAATGCAGGCAGCAGAGGTGAAAGCGAGAGGGGCGCTGATCCAGGAGGAGAAGGTGGAGATGGGCACTGTGAGTAGGTGGACAAGGAGGGCTGGAGAGGGTGGCCAGGCTCCCAGCAGTGCCGGGGCTCCCAGGAGTCCTCTGTCCATGACCATGATCATGGCCATGCAGGTGAAGCTGAGGGTGTTCTGGGATTATGCCAAGGCCATGGGGCTCTGCACTGCGCTGCTCGTCAGTCTGCTGTACATGGGTCAAAGTGCTGCTGCCATTGGGGCCAACATGTGGCTCAGTGACTGGTCCAACGAGGCTGTGACAGATGTCCGACAGAACAATACCTCCCTGAGGCTGGGGGTCTATGCCACCTTGGGAATTCTGCAAG GGCTCCTGGTGTTGCTGTCAGCCATGGCAATGGCGGTGGGCGGAGTCCAGGCCTCGCGCTCGGTTCACCAGGCACTGCTGCACAACAAGATGCACTCGCCCCAGTCTTTCTTCGATACGACGCCCTCAGGCCGCATCCTCAACTGCTTCTCCAAGGACATCTACATCATCGACGAGGTTCTGGCCCCCACCATCCTTGTGCTGCTGGGTTCTGTCTACAACTCCCTCTCCATTCTCCTGGTCATCATGGCCACAACGCCTCTCTTCACGGTGGCCGTCCTGCCCCTGGCTGTCCTCTATGGCCTTGTGCAG CGCTTCTATGTGGCCACATCACGGCAACTGAAGCGGCTGGAATCTGTCAGTCGCTCTCCCATTTATTCCCACTTTTCGGAGACGGTGACTGGCTCCAGTGTCATCCGGGCCTATGGCCGCAGCCAGGAGTTCGAGGGCATGAGTGACACTAAGGTGGACACCAACCAAAGGAGCTGCTATCCCTACATCGCCTCCAACAG GTGGCTGGGGATCCGAGTGGAGTTCGTGGGAAACTGCATTGTGCTCTTTGCAGCAGTCTTCGCTGTGACTGGGAGGAGCAGCCTGAGTCCGGGGCTGGTGGGCCTTTCTGTGTCCTATGCCCTACAG GTGACGTTGGCTCTGAACTGGATGATACGAGTGATGTCAGACTTGGAGTCTAATATTGTGGCCATGGAGAGAGTAAAGGAGTACTCCAAGACAGAGACTGAG GCCCCTTGGCTGCTGGAGGGTAGCCGCCCTCCTGAGAGCTGGCCCCAGCACGGCGAGGTGGAGTTCCGGAATTACTCTGCGCGCTACAGGCCGGGCCTGGAGCTGGTGCTGAAGGACCTGAGTCTGCGCGTGCGCGGAGGTGAGAAG GTGGGGATCGTGGGCCGCACTGGCGCTGGCAAATCGTCCATGACCCTCTGCCTGTTCCGCATCCTGGAGGCCGCAGAGGGTGAAATTCGCATCGATGGCCTCAACGTGGCAGATATCGGACTTCATGACCTGCGTTCTCGGCTGACTGTCATCCCCCAG GACCCCGTCCTGTTCTCAGGGTCCCTGCGGATGAACCTGGACCCTTTTGGCAGTTACTCAGATGAAGACATATGGCGGGCCTTGGAGCTGTCCCACCTGTATGCCTTTGTGAGCTCCCAGCCGGCAGGCCTGGACTTCCAGTGCAGCGAGAGAGGGGAGAATCTCAG CATGGGCCAGCGGCAGCTCATGTGCCTGGCCCGAGCCCTGCTCCGCAAGAGCCGCATCCTAGTTTTAGACGAGGCTACAGCTGCCATCGACCTGGAGATGGACGACCTCATCCAGGCTACCATCCGCACCCAGTTTGAGACCTGCACGGTGCTGACCATTGCACACCGGCTCAACACCATCATGGACTATACCAG GGCACCTCCCTCCAGCCTCCTGTTGATGGTATGA
- the ABCC3 gene encoding ATP-binding cassette sub-family C member 3 isoform X3: protein MDVLCGSGELGSKFWDSNLSVHTDSPDLTPCFQNSLLAWVPCIYLWVALPCYLFYLHRHHRGYIILSHLSRLKTALGVLLWCVSWADLFYSFHGLAHGWAPAPIFFVTPLVVGVTMLLATLLIQHERLQGVQSSGVLIIFWLLCVGCAIIPFRSKILSAVAKGKISDPFRFTTFYIYFALVLFALILSCFKEKPPFFSPKNVEPNPCPETSAGFLSRLSFWWFTNMAILGYRRPLGEKDLWSLKEEDRSEAVVHRLLEAWKKQAAGPKDTAASGKKVSSEDEVLLGGQPRPREPSFLKALLAAFGPSFLISVCFKLIQDLLSFVNPQLLSLLIRFISNPRAPTWWGFLVAALMFVCSTMQSLILHQYFHCIFVTGLKLRVGITGLVYRKALVITNSVKRESTVGEIVNLISVDAQRFMDLAPFLNLIWSAPLQVILAIYFLWQILGPSVLAGVALIVLLIPLNGAVAMKMRAFQVEQMKSKDSRIRLMNEILGGIKVLKLYAWEPSFLEQVESIRQGELRQLRKTAYLHAIATFIWVCTPFLVTLITLGVYVCVDQNNVLDAEKAFVSVSLFNILKIPLNMLPQLITNLAQTSVSLKRIQHFLSQDELDPQFVERKTIAPGYAVTIHNGTFTWAQDLPPTLHSLNIQVPTGALVAVLGPVGCGKSSLVSALLGEMEKLEGKVYVKGSVAYVPQQAWIQNCTLQENVLFGQALDPKRYKQTLEACALLADLEMLPGGDQTEIGEKGINLSGGQQQRVSLARAVYSEADTFFLDDPLSAVDSHVAKHIFDQVIGPEGVLAGKTRVLVTHGISFLPQTDFIIVLADGQVSEVGSYSALLQHNGSFANFLRNYAPAEVEEHLEDSRTVLQDADDEMLLIEDTLSDHTDLTDNEPVTYEVQKQFMRQLSVMSSEGEGAGRPVLRRRVGTAEKVMQAAEVKARGALIQEEKVEMGTVSRWTRRAGEGGQAPSSAGAPRSPLSMTMIMAMQVKLRVFWDYAKAMGLCTALLVSLLYMGQSAAAIGANMWLSDWSNEAVTDVRQNNTSLRLGVYATLGILQGLLVLLSAMAMAVGGVQASRSVHQALLHNKMHSPQSFFDTTPSGRILNCFSKDIYIIDEVLAPTILVLLGSVYNSLSILLVIMATTPLFTVAVLPLAVLYGLVQRFYVATSRQLKRLESVSRSPIYSHFSETVTGSSVIRAYGRSQEFEGMSDTKVDTNQRSCYPYIASNRWLGIRVEFVGNCIVLFAAVFAVTGRSSLSPGLVGLSVSYALQVTLALNWMIRVMSDLESNIVAMERVKEYSKTETEAPWLLEGSRPPESWPQHGEVEFRNYSARYRPGLELVLKDLSLRVRGGEKVGIVGRTGAGKSSMTLCLFRILEAAEGEIRIDGLNVADIGLHDLRSRLTVIPQDPVLFSGSLRMNLDPFGSYSDEDIWRALELSHLYAFVSSQPAGLDFQCSERGENLSMGQRQLMCLARALLRKSRILVLDEATAAIDLEMDDLIQATIRTQFETCTVLTIAHRLNTIMDYTSVKMWCWRSR, encoded by the exons GACTCCAATCTGTCTGTGCATACCGACAGCCCAGACCTCACTCCCTGCTTCCAGAACTCGCTGCTGGCCTGGGTCCCCTGCATCTACCTGTGGGTGGCCCTGCCCTGCTACCTCTTCTACCTGCACCGCCACCATCGAGGCTACATTATCCTCTCCCACCTCTCCAGGCTCAAGACG GCCTTAGGTGTCCTGCTGTGGTGTGTCTCCTGGGCTGACCTCTTCTACTCCTTCCATGGCCTGGCTCATGGCTGGGCTCCTGCCCCCATCTTCTTTGTCACCCCCTTGGTGGTGGGGGTCACCATG CTGTTGGCCACTCTGCTGATCCAGCATGAGCGGCTGCAAGGAGTGCAGTCCTCGGGGGTCCTCATCATCTTCTGGCTCCTGTGCGTGGGCTGCGCCATCATCCCCTTCCGTTCCAAGATCCTTTCAGCTGTGGCAAAG GGCAAGATCTCCGACCCCTTCCGCTTCACCACCTTTTACATCTACTTTGCCCTGGTGCTTTTTGCCCTCATCCTGTCCTGCTTCAAGGAGAAGCCACCGTTTTTCTCCCCAAAGAATGTCGAGCCC AACCCTTGCCCGGAGACCAGTGCTGGCTTCCTCTCCCGCCTGTCTTTCTGGTGGTTCACAAA CATGGCCATCCTCGGCTATCGACGGCCCCTGGGAGAGAAGGACCTCTGGTCTCTGAAGGAGGAGGACCGCTCGGAGGCAGTGGTGCACAGGCTGCTGGAGGCATGGAAGAAGCAGGCAGCGGG ACCCAAGGATACAGCAGCATCTGGGAAGAAAGTCTCCAGTGAGGATGAGGTGCTGCTAGGGGGCCAGCCCAGGCCCCGGGAGCCCTCCTTTCTGAAGGCCCTGCTGGCTGCCTTTGGCCCCAGCTTTCTCATCAGCGTGTGCTTCAAGCTGATCCAGGACCTGCTCTCCTTTGTCAACCCACAGCTGCTCAG CCTCCTGATCAGATTTATTTCAAACCCCAGGGCCCCTACCTGGTGGGGCTTCCTGGTGGCTGCGCTGATGTTCGTGTGCTCCACGATGCAGAGTCTGATCTTACACCAGTACTTCCACTGCATCTTTGTGACTGGGTTGAAGCTTCGTGTGGGGATCACAGGTCTCGTCTACAGGAAG GCTTTGGTCATCACCAATTCTGTCAAGCGTGAGTCCACTGTGGGAGAAATCGTCAATCTCATCTCAGTGGATGCCCAGCGCTTCATGGACCTTGCCCCCTTCCTCAACCTGATATGGTCAGCACCCCTGCAGGTCATCCTGGCCATCTACTTTCTCTGGCAG ATCCTGGGTCCCTCAGTCCTGGCTGGAGTTGCTCTCATAGTCTTGCTGATCCCACTCAACGGAGCTGTGGCCATGAAGATGCGTGCTTTCCAG GTAGAGCAAATGAAGTCCAAGGACTCACGCATCAGGCTGATGAATGAGATCCTGGGCGGCATCAAGGTGTTGAAACTGTATGCCTGGGAGCCCAGCTTCTTGGAACAGGTGGAAAGCATCCGGCAGGGCGAGCTCCGGCAGTTGCGTAAGACAGCCTACCTCCACGCCATAGCCACCTTCATCTGGGTCTGCACCCCCTTCCTG GTGACCCTGATCACCCTCGGGGTTTACGTGTGTGTGGACCAGAACAATGTGCTGGATGCTGAGAAGGCCTTTGTGTCCGTGTCCCTGTTCAATATCTTAAAGATTCCCCTCAACATGCTGCCCCAGTTAATTACCAACCTGGCCCAG ACCAGTGTGTCTCTGAAGCGGATCCAGCATTTCCTGAGCCAAGATGAACTTGACCCCCAGTTTGTGGAAAGGAAGACCATCGCCCCAG GCTATGCTGTCACCATACACAATGGCACCTTCACCTGGGCCCAGGACCTGCCCCCGACCCTGCACAG CCTAAACATCCAGGTGCCCACAGGGGCACTGGTGGCCGTGTTGGGACCTGTGGGCTGTGGGAAGTCCTCCCTGGTGTCTGCCCTGCTGGGAGAGATGGAGAAGCTGGAAGGCAAGGTGTATGTGAAG GGCTCTGTGGCCTATGTGCCCCAGCAAGCGTGGATCCAGAACTGCACACTTCAGGAAAACGTGCTGTTTGGCCAAGCCCTGGACCCCAAGCGGTACAAACAGACTCTGGAGGCGTGCGCCCTGCTAGCCGACCTGGAAATGCTGCCTGGCGGGGACCAGACAGAGATTGGAGAGAAG GGCATTAACCTGTCTGGAGGCCAGCAGCAGCGGGTCAGTCTGGCCCGAGCTGTTTACAGTGAGGCCGACACTTTTTTCCTGGATGACCCACTGTCAGCCGTGGACTCCCACGTGGCCAAGCATATCTTTGACCAAGTCATCGGGCCAGAAGGTGTGCTGGCAGGCAAG ACACGTGTGCTGGTGACACACGGCATCAGCTTCCTGCCCCAGACGGACTTCATCATCGTGCTAGCTGATGGACAAGTATCCGAGGTGGGCTCCTATTCAGCCCTGCTGCAGCACAATGGCTCCTTTGCTAACTTCCTCCGCAACTATGCGCCGGCTGAGGTCGAGGAGCACCTGGAGGACAGCAGGACCG TACTGCAGGATGCAGATGATGAGATGCTGCTGATTGAAGACACACTCAGCGATCACACAGACCTGACAGATAATGAGCCAGTCACATATGAGGTCCAGAAGCAGTTTATGAG ACAGCTGAGTGTCATGTCCTCAGAAGGGGAGGGCGCAGGTCGGCCTGTGCTCCGGAGACGAGTGGGTACAGCAGAAAAGGTAATGCAGGCAGCAGAGGTGAAAGCGAGAGGGGCGCTGATCCAGGAGGAGAAGGTGGAGATGGGCACTGTGAGTAGGTGGACAAGGAGGGCTGGAGAGGGTGGCCAGGCTCCCAGCAGTGCCGGGGCTCCCAGGAGTCCTCTGTCCATGACCATGATCATGGCCATGCAGGTGAAGCTGAGGGTGTTCTGGGATTATGCCAAGGCCATGGGGCTCTGCACTGCGCTGCTCGTCAGTCTGCTGTACATGGGTCAAAGTGCTGCTGCCATTGGGGCCAACATGTGGCTCAGTGACTGGTCCAACGAGGCTGTGACAGATGTCCGACAGAACAATACCTCCCTGAGGCTGGGGGTCTATGCCACCTTGGGAATTCTGCAAG GGCTCCTGGTGTTGCTGTCAGCCATGGCAATGGCGGTGGGCGGAGTCCAGGCCTCGCGCTCGGTTCACCAGGCACTGCTGCACAACAAGATGCACTCGCCCCAGTCTTTCTTCGATACGACGCCCTCAGGCCGCATCCTCAACTGCTTCTCCAAGGACATCTACATCATCGACGAGGTTCTGGCCCCCACCATCCTTGTGCTGCTGGGTTCTGTCTACAACTCCCTCTCCATTCTCCTGGTCATCATGGCCACAACGCCTCTCTTCACGGTGGCCGTCCTGCCCCTGGCTGTCCTCTATGGCCTTGTGCAG CGCTTCTATGTGGCCACATCACGGCAACTGAAGCGGCTGGAATCTGTCAGTCGCTCTCCCATTTATTCCCACTTTTCGGAGACGGTGACTGGCTCCAGTGTCATCCGGGCCTATGGCCGCAGCCAGGAGTTCGAGGGCATGAGTGACACTAAGGTGGACACCAACCAAAGGAGCTGCTATCCCTACATCGCCTCCAACAG GTGGCTGGGGATCCGAGTGGAGTTCGTGGGAAACTGCATTGTGCTCTTTGCAGCAGTCTTCGCTGTGACTGGGAGGAGCAGCCTGAGTCCGGGGCTGGTGGGCCTTTCTGTGTCCTATGCCCTACAG GTGACGTTGGCTCTGAACTGGATGATACGAGTGATGTCAGACTTGGAGTCTAATATTGTGGCCATGGAGAGAGTAAAGGAGTACTCCAAGACAGAGACTGAG GCCCCTTGGCTGCTGGAGGGTAGCCGCCCTCCTGAGAGCTGGCCCCAGCACGGCGAGGTGGAGTTCCGGAATTACTCTGCGCGCTACAGGCCGGGCCTGGAGCTGGTGCTGAAGGACCTGAGTCTGCGCGTGCGCGGAGGTGAGAAG GTGGGGATCGTGGGCCGCACTGGCGCTGGCAAATCGTCCATGACCCTCTGCCTGTTCCGCATCCTGGAGGCCGCAGAGGGTGAAATTCGCATCGATGGCCTCAACGTGGCAGATATCGGACTTCATGACCTGCGTTCTCGGCTGACTGTCATCCCCCAG GACCCCGTCCTGTTCTCAGGGTCCCTGCGGATGAACCTGGACCCTTTTGGCAGTTACTCAGATGAAGACATATGGCGGGCCTTGGAGCTGTCCCACCTGTATGCCTTTGTGAGCTCCCAGCCGGCAGGCCTGGACTTCCAGTGCAGCGAGAGAGGGGAGAATCTCAG CATGGGCCAGCGGCAGCTCATGTGCCTGGCCCGAGCCCTGCTCCGCAAGAGCCGCATCCTAGTTTTAGACGAGGCTACAGCTGCCATCGACCTGGAGATGGACGACCTCATCCAGGCTACCATCCGCACCCAGTTTGAGACCTGCACGGTGCTGACCATTGCACACCGGCTCAACACCATCATGGACTATACCAG TGTCAAGATGTGGTGCTGGAGGTCAAGGTGA